The segment CATGCGTGCGTAGCTGGAAAGGCTTTCCACATAGCGGCGCTGACCATCGGCGTAGATGGTGTCAAAAGCAAGGCTCGACTTGCCCGAACCGGAAAGTCCGGTCATGACGATCAGCTTTTCCCGCGGAAGGGTCAGACTTACATTTTTCAGGTTGTGCTCGCGGGCACCTCTGATGACGATCTTATCGTTTGCCAAGGTATTTTCTCCCTTTTCGTTGTGTCTGTGAATGGTTCTGTTTGCGCTCTGTCTCAGCGGCAGAGTCTACTGTCGGGTTCTCGCCGCGGCGCAGGCGGTCGATCTGATCACGCAGGAAGGCTGCATGTTCAAATTCCAGCAGCTTCGCCGCCTCCTTCATCTCGCGGGTCAGGCGCTCGATGGCGGCTTCCCGCTCCATCCTGCCCATGCGGCGGGTGTTCAGCTTAGCGTTCTCCGCTTTATCGCTGATCTCAATGCTGTCTGCAATGGCCTTGACGATGGTTTTGGGCACGATGCCGTGTTCCTGATTATAGGCCATCTGGATGGCGCGGCGGCGTTCGGTTTCGGTGATAGCGCGGTCCATGCTGTCGGTGACGACATCCGCATACATGATCACAAGGCCCTCGGCGTTGCGGGCTGCGCGGCCAATGGTCTGGATCAGGCTGGTCTCACTGCGCAGGAAGCCCTCTTTATCCGCGTCCAGAATGGCCACAAGGCTCACCTCGGGCAGGTCCAGACCCTCGCGCAGCAGGTTGATGCCCACCACAACATCGATGCTGCCCAGCCGCAGATCCTTGATGATCTCCATACGCTCGAAGGTATCCACTTCGTGGTGCATATACTTGACCTTGATCCCCTGCTCGGTGAGGTAATCGGTCAGGTCCTCGGCCATTTTCTTAGTCAGGGTGGTCACAAGAACACGCTCATGCCGCTGGATGCGGGTGTTGATCTCGCCCAGCAGATCCACCACCTGCCCTTCCACCGGGCGCACCGAGATCAGCGGATCCAGAAGGCCGGTGGGCCGGATGACCTGCTGCGCCACCTGCGTGCTGTTCTGCCGCTCGTAGTCGCCGGGCGTAGCCGAAACAAAGATCATCTGGTTAAGCTTGGATTCCACTTCCTCAAACTTGAGCGGTCGGTTATCAAAAGCCGACGGCAGTCGGAAGCCATACTCCACCAGTGTTTTTTTGCGGGCGTAGTCTCCGCCGTACATGGCGCGCACCTGCGGCAGGGTCACATGGCTCTCATCCACAAACAGCAGAAAATCGTCCGGGAAATAATCCAGCAGGGTGGTGGGCATACTGCCCGGTTTTCGGCCGGAGAGCACTGCCGAATAGTTCTCAATGCCCTTGCACATGCCCACCTCGTTGAGCATTTCAATGTCGTAATTGGTGCGCTGAGCAATGCGCTGGGCTTCGATGAGCTTGCCCTCTCCGGTGAACTGCTT is part of the Faecalibacterium sp. HTF-F genome and harbors:
- the uvrB gene encoding excinuclease ABC subunit UvrB, giving the protein MADEKFELVSSYQPTGDQPQAIETLVEGVERGDRCQTLLGVTGSGKTFTMANVIAKCNRPTLVLAHNKTLAAQLCTEFRSFFPNNAVEYFVSYYDYYQPEAYIPSTDTYIEKDSAINDEIDRLRHSATAALSERRDVIIVASVSCIYSLGDPIDYRSMVISLRPGMQMERDALCQKLVTLQYERNDVNFVRNKFRVHGDIVDIYLAYMSELAIRVEFFGDEIDRITEFNPLTGAKQNVVKHVAIFPASHYIVSAEKKAAALEKIRAECDAQVKQFTGEGKLIEAQRIAQRTNYDIEMLNEVGMCKGIENYSAVLSGRKPGSMPTTLLDYFPDDFLLFVDESHVTLPQVRAMYGGDYARKKTLVEYGFRLPSAFDNRPLKFEEVESKLNQMIFVSATPGDYERQNSTQVAQQVIRPTGLLDPLISVRPVEGQVVDLLGEINTRIQRHERVLVTTLTKKMAEDLTDYLTEQGIKVKYMHHEVDTFERMEIIKDLRLGSIDVVVGINLLREGLDLPEVSLVAILDADKEGFLRSETSLIQTIGRAARNAEGLVIMYADVVTDSMDRAITETERRRAIQMAYNQEHGIVPKTIVKAIADSIEISDKAENAKLNTRRMGRMEREAAIERLTREMKEAAKLLEFEHAAFLRDQIDRLRRGENPTVDSAAETERKQNHSQTQRKGRKYLGKR